One stretch of Methanococcus voltae DNA includes these proteins:
- a CDS encoding sodium:solute symporter family protein produces MDNIIIWVVISGYLLLMLFVSLYAKRFIKSSTDFLLAGRNLGIFLTTATLAATHYGGGFILGGAEHGVMSGLGGIWYGFACGFGLLLLGLFLAKPMRALALFTVPEVLELRYNCRNIRYISAFLSLVALIGIIAALVTGASSVFQVLGIDPFWGAIISTIIFIAYTAASGLWAVALTDFIQVIIGSIGVILATALAFMKVGGVNGISTGLQALQKANVLPISADQYFNFGSAGIGTIALILAGTTMYTLIGQDFYQRLFAAKNEVVAKNGAIIAGVLLMILSFLPALAGMAALVLSNDPAAILASPKTAIPQLMITVFGSGVGALFLAAILAAVMSTSDSLLTASTSHIVKDFYQPNNPDVDDKKILNLSILSTILVGIFALIVSLKFDSILTLMVYSYDVYTSGVFIPLILGLVWKRATKEGALSGMVIGSLVSAGLIYAREANIFTNIVGGPWELIYAGSALVSLIVMVIVSLMTKPQPISPKLKEAFHKIQ; encoded by the coding sequence ATGGATAATATAATAATCTGGGTTGTTATATCCGGCTATTTATTGTTAATGTTGTTCGTAAGTTTATACGCAAAAAGATTTATCAAAAGTTCAACCGATTTTTTACTAGCAGGTCGTAATTTAGGAATATTTTTAACAACTGCGACTTTAGCAGCTACACACTACGGTGGAGGCTTCATATTGGGTGGTGCTGAACACGGTGTTATGTCTGGTTTGGGTGGTATCTGGTACGGCTTCGCTTGCGGTTTCGGTCTTTTATTACTAGGTTTATTCCTTGCAAAGCCAATGAGAGCTTTAGCATTGTTTACAGTTCCGGAAGTTTTAGAATTAAGGTACAACTGTAGAAATATAAGGTATATATCCGCATTTTTATCATTAGTGGCATTAATTGGAATTATTGCTGCTTTAGTTACTGGTGCTTCATCAGTTTTCCAAGTACTCGGTATTGACCCATTCTGGGGTGCCATAATATCCACAATCATATTTATTGCATATACTGCAGCATCTGGTTTATGGGCTGTTGCATTAACCGACTTCATACAAGTTATTATTGGTAGCATTGGGGTTATATTAGCTACAGCGTTAGCATTTATGAAAGTTGGGGGCGTAAATGGAATATCAACCGGATTACAAGCATTGCAAAAAGCTAACGTTTTACCAATATCTGCAGACCAGTACTTTAACTTTGGTTCAGCGGGAATCGGAACTATTGCGCTTATTTTAGCAGGTACTACAATGTACACCTTGATAGGTCAAGATTTCTACCAGAGATTATTTGCTGCTAAAAACGAAGTAGTTGCTAAAAACGGTGCTATAATTGCAGGTGTTTTATTGATGATCTTATCATTTTTACCAGCTTTAGCAGGTATGGCTGCGTTAGTTTTATCAAATGACCCAGCTGCAATACTTGCAAGTCCTAAAACAGCTATTCCTCAACTTATGATTACCGTATTCGGTAGTGGAGTAGGTGCTTTATTCTTGGCTGCAATATTAGCTGCTGTTATGAGTACGTCAGATTCTTTGTTGACTGCTTCAACATCACACATTGTAAAGGACTTCTACCAGCCAAACAATCCAGATGTGGACGATAAAAAGATATTAAACTTATCAATTTTAAGTACCATATTAGTTGGTATTTTTGCATTAATCGTGTCATTAAAATTCGATAGCATTCTTACTTTAATGGTTTATTCATACGACGTTTATACCTCTGGTGTGTTCATACCATTGATTTTGGGTTTAGTTTGGAAAAGAGCTACCAAAGAAGGTGCTTTATCAGGAATGGTTATAGGCAGCCTTGTAAGTGCAGGTTTAATCTACGCTAGAGAAGCTAATATCTTTACAAACATTGTAGGTGGACCTTGGGAACTTATCTATGCAGGTAGTGCCTTAGTTTCATTAATTGTAATGGTTATCGTTAGTTTAATGACAAAACCTCAACCAATTAGCCCTAAATTAAAAGAAGCATTCCATAAAATTCAATAA
- a CDS encoding dicarboxylate/amino acid:cation symporter, producing MNLLKAYLDYPVLNKILIGLILGTIAGILFGESIAFLKPLGDLFIRLLKMLVIPIIVSTIIMGSASISPARLERVGLKIVLFYLLTSAFAVIIGLALGNIFQPGIGLQLAADTATMTVKQAPSLLDTFLNIVPTNPFSAIASGQVLPTIFFSVILGVALSYLIDSDNERISSSAKTFFKMFEALAEAMYLVVKGVMQYAPIGVFALMAYVMGTQGSTAIYSLFGITSVIFAGYALQIFVVYGLLLKVFKFSPLKFFNKVKDVIVTSFVTRSSSGTLPVTMEVADENLGVSKSIYSFTLPLGTTLNMDGTAIYQGVCVLFIANAIGMPLGFEQQMVVVLTALLASIGTAGVPGAGPIMLAMVLASIGISLENPSVAAAYAMILGIDAILDMGRTLVNVMGDTVGTTIVAKSENEIDNTKWE from the coding sequence ATGAATTTACTAAAAGCGTATTTAGACTACCCAGTTTTAAATAAAATACTCATTGGACTTATTTTAGGTACAATTGCAGGTATATTATTCGGCGAGTCTATAGCATTTTTAAAACCACTCGGGGATTTATTTATACGTCTTTTAAAAATGTTAGTTATTCCCATTATAGTCTCCACAATTATTATGGGTTCTGCAAGCATTAGCCCTGCAAGGTTAGAAAGAGTAGGTTTAAAAATAGTATTGTTTTATTTGTTAACTTCAGCTTTTGCCGTAATCATTGGTTTAGCACTCGGAAATATATTCCAACCAGGTATTGGCTTACAATTGGCAGCAGATACCGCAACAATGACTGTTAAACAAGCACCTTCTTTATTGGACACATTCTTAAATATTGTACCAACAAATCCATTTTCAGCTATTGCTTCAGGACAGGTTTTACCTACAATCTTCTTCTCAGTAATATTGGGTGTAGCTTTAAGTTACCTTATTGATAGTGATAATGAAAGGATATCAAGCTCTGCGAAAACATTTTTTAAAATGTTTGAGGCATTAGCCGAAGCTATGTACTTAGTAGTTAAGGGTGTTATGCAATATGCTCCAATAGGTGTTTTCGCGCTTATGGCGTATGTTATGGGTACTCAAGGAAGTACTGCTATTTATTCATTATTTGGTATTACATCAGTTATATTTGCAGGTTATGCACTACAAATATTCGTTGTTTACGGATTACTACTTAAAGTATTCAAATTTAGCCCTTTAAAATTCTTTAACAAAGTAAAAGATGTAATCGTAACTTCTTTTGTAACAAGGAGCTCAAGTGGTACCTTACCAGTTACAATGGAAGTAGCGGACGAAAATTTGGGCGTATCTAAGTCAATCTATTCATTTACATTGCCATTAGGTACAACTTTAAATATGGATGGTACAGCAATATACCAGGGTGTATGTGTTTTATTCATTGCAAATGCAATCGGAATGCCTTTGGGCTTTGAACAGCAAATGGTTGTTGTTTTAACAGCTTTATTAGCTTCAATAGGTACAGCAGGTGTTCCTGGTGCAGGGCCTATCATGTTAGCAATGGTTCTTGCAAGTATAGGCATATCTTTGGAAAACCCTTCAGTAGCTGCAGCATATGCCATGATATTGGGAATTGACGCTATTTTGGACATGGGTAGAACCTTAGTGAATGTTATGGGTGATACCGTAGGTACAACAATCGTAGCAAAATCCGAGAATGAAATCGACAATACAAAATGGGAATAA